CAATTACAACGAGTTGTGGGACGAAAAGATGGGCGCATTCGGCTTTTTCGAGTGTATAAACGACCAGGAAGTTGCGAATGCGCTTTTCGATGCCGCTGCAAATTGGCTAAAAGACAAAGGAATGACCTTCATTCGCGGGCCGCTGTCCCCTTCGATGAACGACGAGTGCGCTTTTCTTGTAGAGGGTTTCGACAAGCCGCCGACAGTGATGATGCCCTACAATCCGAAATATTATCCCGAGCTCGCCGAGGGTGCCGGTTTCGCAAAAGCGAAAGACCTTCTGGCATTCTATAAAAACGCCGAAACGGGGATTCCGGAGAGATTACAGAAACTCGCGGAGGCATTAAAGAACAAGCCAAATGTGAAGATTCGCAAAATAAATTTCAAAGATATGCACAACGAGATGGTTATTATCAAAGACCTTTACAATAAAAGCTGGGAGAAGAATTGGGGTTTCTCGCCGATGACCGATGAGGAAATGGATTTGATGGGCAAGGAATTGAAACCCATCGCCGTGCCGGAACTCGCACTTCTCGTCTTCGTGAACGGCAAACCCGCCGGAATCGGAGTTACTATTCCCAATTACAATCAGGTGCTCAAACATCTCGACGGCAAACTCGGGCCGATCCAGATTGCGAAGGCGCTGTGGTATCGCAGGAAAATAAACGGCGTCCGTGCGATGGTATTCGGTTTCAAGCCGCAGTTCAGGCGGACGGGATTGCCGATTCTTCTATATTTGGAAACCGAGCAAGCAGGTCGGAGATTAGGCTATAAATGGTGCGAGCTATCCTGGAACCTCGAGGACAACGACCCGATAAATAAATTCGACAGCGAAATAGGCGGGGAAGTCTATAAGCGCTATCGGATATATGAGAGGGAAATATGACATTATCAAATTTCAACAATGTTCTAACATGAAAACTAAAAAGAAATTAGGATTAGTTCTTGGCAGCGGTGGCGCACGGGCACTTACACAAATTGGTGTGCTGAAAGTATTGGAGCGAGAGAAAATTTTGCCCGATATAATCGTCGGTTCAAGTATGGGCGCATTTATTGGCGGCATTTACGCAGCCGGCGTTAGCATCGAAAAAATAGAGCAAGTCGCCTGTAGAACCAGTATGAAATTCACCGGTAGAATGCTTCTACCTGGCTTGCCTACATCGGGTTTAGTAAATCTCGATCGGGTTAGAAATTTCTTGAATGAACTGGGTGCAAATGTCAACATCGAGGATATGAATGTTTGCTTTGCGGCGATAGCCACAGATTTTGCCATCGGGGAAGAAGTTATTCTGAGCCGTGGCTCGCTCATCGAGGCTATTGCTGCAAGCATTGCTATGCCTGTGCTTTTCAAACCGGTTTACTATCAAAATAAATTTTTAGTCGATGGTGGCATCGTTAATCCACTGCCGATTAATGTTGCATACAAGATGGGCGCCACGACTGTTATTGCGGTAAATGTAGTGCATTCACCCGGGATTAGCTTTCAAAAAAAGAATGGAAAGCCTAAACGGAAAGCTATTATAAAAGAAAATTTATCTCGTCTGCGTAATAGCAT
This genomic window from bacterium contains:
- a CDS encoding patatin-like phospholipase family protein; translated protein: MKTKKKLGLVLGSGGARALTQIGVLKVLEREKILPDIIVGSSMGAFIGGIYAAGVSIEKIEQVACRTSMKFTGRMLLPGLPTSGLVNLDRVRNFLNELGANVNIEDMNVCFAAIATDFAIGEEVILSRGSLIEAIAASIAMPVLFKPVYYQNKFLVDGGIVNPLPINVAYKMGATTVIAVNVVHSPGISFQKKNGKPKRKAIIKENLSRLRNSIFKQTKKIDKLKHTDSSLDNLSAGNGSRDEIPSSPGIFNNMMQGAYVLENRIVQLQLQLEKPDILISPDISDFNMLHFHRANELIAIGEKAAQEMLPQIKEIAETSLEKHYAV